A section of the Lathamus discolor isolate bLatDis1 chromosome 6, bLatDis1.hap1, whole genome shotgun sequence genome encodes:
- the BTBD6 gene encoding BTB/POZ domain-containing protein 6 isoform X1 produces the protein MPLPHGCLNGRIMKCLTFFLLLPETLKKSKKSVRSNGKVPGCYEIVPLSLKKKMAAELYPASTNTNIANSNAAATAANSKKNALQLQQSAQPPPPPQLQNLNNNNLESANWQSFHPTLRERNALMFNNELMADVHFIVGPPGASKKVPAHKYVLAVGSSVFYAMFYGDLAEVKSEIHIPDVEPAAFLILLKYMYSDEIDLEADTVLATLYAAKKYIVPALAKACVNFLETSLEAKNACVLLSQSRLFEEPELTQRCWEVIDAQAEMALKSEGFCEIDQQTLEIIVTREALNTKEVVVFEAVLNWAEAECKRQGLPVTPRNKRNVLGKALYLVRIPTMTLEEFANGAAQSDILTLEETHNIFLWYTAANKPKLEFPLTKRKGLVPQRCHRFQSSAYRSNQWRYRGRCDSIQFAVDKRIFIAGLGLYGSSCGKAEYSVKIELKRLGVVLAQNLTKFTSDGSSNTFSVWFEHPVQVEQDTFYNVSAILDGNELSYFGQEGMTEVQCGKVTFQFQCSSDSTNGTGVQGGQIPELIFYA, from the exons ATGCCACTGCCCCATGGTTGCCTCAATGGCAGGATCATGAAgtgtttgactttttttcttctgcttccagagACCTTAAAGAAGTCCAAAAAGAGTGTGAGGTCAAACGGCAAGGTGCCAGGATGCTATGAGATAGTGCCCCTGTCCCTGAAGAAGAAGATGGCTGCAGAACTTTACCCTGCCAGCACCAACACCAATATCGCAAACAGTAACGCCGCCGCCACCGCTGCCAACAGCAAGAAGAACGCCCTGCAGCTTCAGCAGAGCGCCCAGCCGCCCCCGCCGCCCCAGCTCCAAAACCTCAACAACAACAACTTGGAGAGCGCCAACTGGCAGTCCTTCCACCCCACGCTGCGGGAGAG GAACGCGCTTATGTTCAATAACGAACTCATGGCTGACGTTCACTTCATCGTGGGCCCGCCAGGGGCATCCAAGAAAGTTCCTGCCCATAAG tACGTTTTGGCAGTTGGTAGCTCTGTCTTCTACGCTATGTTTTATGGTGATCTCGCAGAGGTCAAATCCGAAATCCATATACCAGATGTGGAACCTGCAGCCTTTCTAATCCTATTAAA ATATATGTATAGTGATGAAATAGACCTGGAAGCTGACACAGTTCTGGCTACGTTGTATGCTGCCAAGAAGTACATCGTGCCGGCCCTAGCAAAGGCTTGCGTCAATTTTCTGGAGACCAGTTTAGAAGCAAAGAACGCTTGTGTCCTGCTGTCTCAGAGCAGGCTCTTTGAGGAGCCAGAGCTgacccagcgctgctgggaagTGATTGATGCTCAAGCAGAAATGGCACTGAAGTCAGAGGGCTTCTGTGAGATAGATCAACAAACACTAGAGATCATTGTAACCCGGGAGGCACTCAACACCAAGGAAGTAGTAGTTTTCGAGGCTGTTCTCAACTGGGCAGAGGCTGAATGCAAAAGGCAAGGGCTGCCAGTTACACCACGCAACAAGAGGAATGTATTAGGAAAAGCTTTGTACCTGGTGCGGATTCCGACCATGACTTTGGAAGAGTTTGCTAATGGAGCTGCCCAGTCTGACATCCTCACCCTTGAGGAAACTCACAACATATTCCTGTGGTACACAGCTGCAAATAAACCCAAACTAGAGTTTCcactgacaaaaagaaaaggacttGTACCTCAGCGATGCCATCGGTTTCAGTCCTCTGCATACCGCAGCAATCAGTGGAGGTACCGAGGGCGATGTGACAGTATTCAGTTTGCCGTAGACAAACGGATATTTATAGCAGGACTGGGATTGTATGGATCGAGCTGTGGCAAAGCTGAATACAGTGTCAAAATTGAACTGAAGCGCTTAGGAGTTGTCCTTGCTCAAAATCTGACAAAATTTACCTCTGATGGCTCCAGTAACACTTTCTCTGTGTGGTTTGAACACCCTGTGCAGGTTGAGCAAGATACCTTTTACAACGTAAGTGCTATTCTGGATGGTAATGAACTCAGTTACTTTGGGCAAGAGGGAATGACTGAAGTGCAGTGCGGGAAAGTGACGTTCCAGTTCCAGTGCTCCTCGGACAGTACTAATGGTACCGGAGTACAAGGAGGACAAATACCTGAGCTCATTTTCTATGCATGA
- the BTBD6 gene encoding BTB/POZ domain-containing protein 6 isoform X2 has product MAAELYPASTNTNIANSNAAATAANSKKNALQLQQSAQPPPPPQLQNLNNNNLESANWQSFHPTLRERNALMFNNELMADVHFIVGPPGASKKVPAHKYVLAVGSSVFYAMFYGDLAEVKSEIHIPDVEPAAFLILLKYMYSDEIDLEADTVLATLYAAKKYIVPALAKACVNFLETSLEAKNACVLLSQSRLFEEPELTQRCWEVIDAQAEMALKSEGFCEIDQQTLEIIVTREALNTKEVVVFEAVLNWAEAECKRQGLPVTPRNKRNVLGKALYLVRIPTMTLEEFANGAAQSDILTLEETHNIFLWYTAANKPKLEFPLTKRKGLVPQRCHRFQSSAYRSNQWRYRGRCDSIQFAVDKRIFIAGLGLYGSSCGKAEYSVKIELKRLGVVLAQNLTKFTSDGSSNTFSVWFEHPVQVEQDTFYNVSAILDGNELSYFGQEGMTEVQCGKVTFQFQCSSDSTNGTGVQGGQIPELIFYA; this is encoded by the exons ATGGCTGCAGAACTTTACCCTGCCAGCACCAACACCAATATCGCAAACAGTAACGCCGCCGCCACCGCTGCCAACAGCAAGAAGAACGCCCTGCAGCTTCAGCAGAGCGCCCAGCCGCCCCCGCCGCCCCAGCTCCAAAACCTCAACAACAACAACTTGGAGAGCGCCAACTGGCAGTCCTTCCACCCCACGCTGCGGGAGAG GAACGCGCTTATGTTCAATAACGAACTCATGGCTGACGTTCACTTCATCGTGGGCCCGCCAGGGGCATCCAAGAAAGTTCCTGCCCATAAG tACGTTTTGGCAGTTGGTAGCTCTGTCTTCTACGCTATGTTTTATGGTGATCTCGCAGAGGTCAAATCCGAAATCCATATACCAGATGTGGAACCTGCAGCCTTTCTAATCCTATTAAA ATATATGTATAGTGATGAAATAGACCTGGAAGCTGACACAGTTCTGGCTACGTTGTATGCTGCCAAGAAGTACATCGTGCCGGCCCTAGCAAAGGCTTGCGTCAATTTTCTGGAGACCAGTTTAGAAGCAAAGAACGCTTGTGTCCTGCTGTCTCAGAGCAGGCTCTTTGAGGAGCCAGAGCTgacccagcgctgctgggaagTGATTGATGCTCAAGCAGAAATGGCACTGAAGTCAGAGGGCTTCTGTGAGATAGATCAACAAACACTAGAGATCATTGTAACCCGGGAGGCACTCAACACCAAGGAAGTAGTAGTTTTCGAGGCTGTTCTCAACTGGGCAGAGGCTGAATGCAAAAGGCAAGGGCTGCCAGTTACACCACGCAACAAGAGGAATGTATTAGGAAAAGCTTTGTACCTGGTGCGGATTCCGACCATGACTTTGGAAGAGTTTGCTAATGGAGCTGCCCAGTCTGACATCCTCACCCTTGAGGAAACTCACAACATATTCCTGTGGTACACAGCTGCAAATAAACCCAAACTAGAGTTTCcactgacaaaaagaaaaggacttGTACCTCAGCGATGCCATCGGTTTCAGTCCTCTGCATACCGCAGCAATCAGTGGAGGTACCGAGGGCGATGTGACAGTATTCAGTTTGCCGTAGACAAACGGATATTTATAGCAGGACTGGGATTGTATGGATCGAGCTGTGGCAAAGCTGAATACAGTGTCAAAATTGAACTGAAGCGCTTAGGAGTTGTCCTTGCTCAAAATCTGACAAAATTTACCTCTGATGGCTCCAGTAACACTTTCTCTGTGTGGTTTGAACACCCTGTGCAGGTTGAGCAAGATACCTTTTACAACGTAAGTGCTATTCTGGATGGTAATGAACTCAGTTACTTTGGGCAAGAGGGAATGACTGAAGTGCAGTGCGGGAAAGTGACGTTCCAGTTCCAGTGCTCCTCGGACAGTACTAATGGTACCGGAGTACAAGGAGGACAAATACCTGAGCTCATTTTCTATGCATGA
- the BTBD6 gene encoding BTB/POZ domain-containing protein 6 isoform X3 yields the protein MFYGDLAEVKSEIHIPDVEPAAFLILLKYMYSDEIDLEADTVLATLYAAKKYIVPALAKACVNFLETSLEAKNACVLLSQSRLFEEPELTQRCWEVIDAQAEMALKSEGFCEIDQQTLEIIVTREALNTKEVVVFEAVLNWAEAECKRQGLPVTPRNKRNVLGKALYLVRIPTMTLEEFANGAAQSDILTLEETHNIFLWYTAANKPKLEFPLTKRKGLVPQRCHRFQSSAYRSNQWRYRGRCDSIQFAVDKRIFIAGLGLYGSSCGKAEYSVKIELKRLGVVLAQNLTKFTSDGSSNTFSVWFEHPVQVEQDTFYNVSAILDGNELSYFGQEGMTEVQCGKVTFQFQCSSDSTNGTGVQGGQIPELIFYA from the exons ATGTTTTATGGTGATCTCGCAGAGGTCAAATCCGAAATCCATATACCAGATGTGGAACCTGCAGCCTTTCTAATCCTATTAAA ATATATGTATAGTGATGAAATAGACCTGGAAGCTGACACAGTTCTGGCTACGTTGTATGCTGCCAAGAAGTACATCGTGCCGGCCCTAGCAAAGGCTTGCGTCAATTTTCTGGAGACCAGTTTAGAAGCAAAGAACGCTTGTGTCCTGCTGTCTCAGAGCAGGCTCTTTGAGGAGCCAGAGCTgacccagcgctgctgggaagTGATTGATGCTCAAGCAGAAATGGCACTGAAGTCAGAGGGCTTCTGTGAGATAGATCAACAAACACTAGAGATCATTGTAACCCGGGAGGCACTCAACACCAAGGAAGTAGTAGTTTTCGAGGCTGTTCTCAACTGGGCAGAGGCTGAATGCAAAAGGCAAGGGCTGCCAGTTACACCACGCAACAAGAGGAATGTATTAGGAAAAGCTTTGTACCTGGTGCGGATTCCGACCATGACTTTGGAAGAGTTTGCTAATGGAGCTGCCCAGTCTGACATCCTCACCCTTGAGGAAACTCACAACATATTCCTGTGGTACACAGCTGCAAATAAACCCAAACTAGAGTTTCcactgacaaaaagaaaaggacttGTACCTCAGCGATGCCATCGGTTTCAGTCCTCTGCATACCGCAGCAATCAGTGGAGGTACCGAGGGCGATGTGACAGTATTCAGTTTGCCGTAGACAAACGGATATTTATAGCAGGACTGGGATTGTATGGATCGAGCTGTGGCAAAGCTGAATACAGTGTCAAAATTGAACTGAAGCGCTTAGGAGTTGTCCTTGCTCAAAATCTGACAAAATTTACCTCTGATGGCTCCAGTAACACTTTCTCTGTGTGGTTTGAACACCCTGTGCAGGTTGAGCAAGATACCTTTTACAACGTAAGTGCTATTCTGGATGGTAATGAACTCAGTTACTTTGGGCAAGAGGGAATGACTGAAGTGCAGTGCGGGAAAGTGACGTTCCAGTTCCAGTGCTCCTCGGACAGTACTAATGGTACCGGAGTACAAGGAGGACAAATACCTGAGCTCATTTTCTATGCATGA